A genomic segment from Betaproteobacteria bacterium encodes:
- the mutY gene encoding A/G-specific adenine glycosylase, with protein MKSFAARVIEWQQAFGRHDLPWQRTRDPYRIWLSEIMLQQTQVSAVIPYYGRFLARFPDLASLAAAPEDDVLALWSGLGYYARARNLHSAARAIVERHAGVFPNAFDEIVALPGIGRSTASAIAVFAFGARHPILDGNVKRVFARMFGIAGFPGEKKIETAMWMRAETLLPSRNVDAYTQGLMDLGAAVCTRGRPRCEVCPLHDGCVARREKRIAVLPAPRPKKPLPEKSTVMLILRRNREVLLEKRPAPGIWGGLWSFPEIADLGDAASAMRTRFGAEVISEGTLPDVHHGFTHYALTITPALLRVTQLALRAQSPGLVWLTPADAIGAAVPAPVREILRQLERG; from the coding sequence ATGAAGTCCTTTGCCGCGCGCGTGATCGAATGGCAGCAGGCGTTCGGCCGTCACGATCTTCCCTGGCAGCGCACGCGCGACCCTTACCGGATCTGGCTGTCGGAAATCATGCTGCAACAGACGCAAGTCTCGGCAGTCATTCCTTATTACGGGCGCTTCCTCGCGCGCTTTCCCGACCTTGCCAGCCTCGCCGCCGCTCCCGAAGACGACGTACTCGCCTTGTGGAGCGGGCTGGGCTACTACGCCCGCGCACGCAATTTACATAGTGCCGCACGGGCGATAGTCGAACGACATGCGGGAGTATTTCCGAATGCGTTCGACGAGATCGTTGCCTTGCCGGGTATCGGGCGGTCGACCGCCAGTGCGATCGCGGTGTTCGCTTTCGGTGCACGGCATCCCATACTCGATGGTAATGTGAAGCGGGTGTTCGCGCGCATGTTCGGCATTGCGGGCTTCCCCGGAGAGAAAAAAATCGAAACGGCCATGTGGATGCGCGCCGAGACCTTGCTGCCGTCGCGGAATGTCGACGCCTACACGCAGGGTTTGATGGACCTCGGCGCCGCCGTGTGTACCCGCGGTCGACCGCGCTGCGAGGTGTGTCCGCTGCATGACGGGTGCGTGGCCAGGCGCGAGAAGCGCATCGCCGTGTTGCCGGCTCCGCGGCCGAAGAAGCCGCTGCCGGAAAAATCCACGGTGATGCTGATCCTGCGGCGCAACCGCGAGGTGCTGCTGGAAAAGCGGCCCGCGCCGGGCATCTGGGGTGGCCTGTGGAGTTTTCCAGAAATTGCGGATCTGGGCGACGCAGCTTCCGCGATGCGTACGCGATTCGGCGCAGAAGTGATCTCGGAGGGCACGCTTCCCGATGTGCATCACGGCTTCACGCATTACGCACTCACCATTACACCCGCGCTGCTGCGGGTGACGCAGTTGGCGCTTCGCGCACAATCACCGGGGCTTGTGTGGCTGACGCCAGCCGATGCGATCGGCGCGGCGGTACCGGCGCCCGTTCGTGAAATTCTGCGCCAGCTCGAACGCGGCTAG
- a CDS encoding LON peptidase substrate-binding domain-containing protein: MTTSIPIFPLNTVLYPGGLLPLKIFEQRYLDMTKVCVRDATPFGVCRIREGREVGLPAVPDQVGCTALIVEWEMPHLGVFHLQTRGQHPFRILRQTTQSDGLIRAEIELLEETAGTIRRESFALCRRVLEQIIEKIGADYFSPPLAYDDPRWTSYRLAEVLPLDLEEKQDFLELRNDGERLQRLHAYLTQAA, encoded by the coding sequence ATGACGACATCGATCCCGATTTTTCCGCTCAATACCGTCCTGTATCCGGGCGGCCTGCTGCCGTTGAAGATTTTCGAGCAACGCTATCTCGACATGACCAAGGTCTGTGTTCGAGATGCCACGCCGTTCGGGGTGTGCCGCATTCGTGAAGGCCGGGAAGTGGGACTGCCCGCCGTGCCCGACCAGGTGGGCTGCACCGCCCTCATCGTGGAATGGGAAATGCCCCACCTCGGTGTCTTTCATCTGCAGACCCGGGGCCAGCACCCGTTCCGCATCCTGCGGCAAACGACGCAATCGGACGGGTTGATCCGCGCCGAAATCGAATTGCTGGAAGAAACCGCTGGCACGATACGGCGGGAATCGTTCGCGCTTTGTCGCCGCGTGTTGGAACAGATCATCGAAAAAATCGGAGCGGATTATTTTTCTCCACCGCTTGCCTATGACGATCCGCGCTGGACCAGCTACCGGCTTGCGGAAGTGCTGCCGCTGGACCTGGAGGAAAAGCAGGATTTTCTGGAATTGCGCAACGACGGCGAGAGATTGCAGCGCCTGCACGCCTACCTCACGCAGGCCGCCTGA